The genomic stretch TTAGAAGGAAAAGGTCCTATATCAGTGTATGTCACGTTAACTAATTTGTTGTCCATTCTTTTGCCCCTTCCCTCTGCAGCTTTCTATGAAAGAGGCTGGTGATGGTCTTCATGCTCAGATGAACTCCATGATGGGAGCTCTTCAAGAACTCAAACTTCTCCAAGTCCAAACCGCACTTGAGGAGCTGGAGATCTCAGGAAAATCTTGTGTGGATCCACCAGCTAAATCCATAAACACTCATCCTAAAGATCAGCAAAATCAGTCGTCTGAGAACTCTGGCCAAGAAGAACAAGTTCAATTCCATCATCTACATTCCGGTAGTGCGAGTACTTCTAGCTCTATATCCAGCCTAGAGAGTAAGGGTATGTCTTTGCCTTGGAAGATCTCAGGATACACTGCACCACAGGTGGAATATTGTGGCCCAAAAGTGTGTGAAACACCAACAGACCACCAAAGCATGCACCCACACTCATCCCGAGTTACACCGGTGGATCTGTCTGGGATTCTTCATAGCCTGTCTCGAGAGGGTCCATCTTTAGACAGTGACTACATCGAGGACACCTTGGATGACTCCGGTGATTGGACCTCCTCCCTCATGAGCCGCAGTCGCAATCGTCAGCCTCTGGTACTCGGAGACAACGTTCTTGCTGACCTGGTAGGCAACTGGCTTGACCTGCCTGAAGTGGACAAAGAATGTGTTGAAGTGGGGAAGGGAATCAACAGACCAGACTCCCCAGCTCATCCACTCTACCTCAGCCGATCCCAAGAGCTGTGCAAGAGATTCTCACTCACCAGCAATATCTTTAAAAGGTTTCTGCGTAGTGTGCGACCTGACCGGGACAAATTGTTGAAAGAAAAACCTGGCTGGATGCCACCAGGTCATGAGTCTGAAGGAGAGATTTTCAAAAGACCCAAGAAAACCACCAAGGCCAAGGGTAGATTCTACTTGCCGTTTTGGGCAGGGGGCGGACAGCAAGTTAAGGGTAGATCGTGTCCTCATCCGGCAGAGGAGAGGAGCCAGGTATTAGGACTTTACCTAGATCAGGGACCTACAAATGCAGTGGAAAATGTCCAGCCTTTGCTTGATTACAGTACAGCAGTTTGGGTTTAGCATGGACTTTCTGGGGAAATTATGGGGTAGGAATTCAACATGTGCGTAAGACTGAGTGAGATTAAAATGGCTTTGGATTTTTGGACTTGGCAATCAATGGCAATCTATTAAAGCCCTCAGGGTGTGAAACGAGATCTTGTTCAGACAACGCACTTAACTGCACTTGACTCTCAATGAGAATACAAATGCTCAAGACACTTCTGCTGATATGCTTATTTGTGTTTAGTCTTCACCCTTTCTTGTTTTAAGAAATGTCTTGCACACAAGTCTAACATGGCATCTGTACTGAATTTCCACGGTCTTCCTTCAGGGCAAGTAGAGGTTCCTCTTGGCTATAAACTACTGTAAAACTGTTCAGCATGTTTACTTTTGGAATCTGTCTTTAGAGGTTTCATTATGTATGGCACAGATCTATATCTTGTTACAATTTCCTAAAGACCTGCCTTTAGTATTttaaagaaagtttttttttttttaattacaagcctaaatatagaaataattgGCCGGTGAAAATCTTTGAATAGACTTTATGGACATCTTTTATACGCAATACGAAGCATAACAATGCACATGatgtcacaaacacaaaagttGTCCAAAGAAGTCCCTTTTTCTCATGTACAGTGGTCTGACGTGAGTTTAGTTTATTTCAGAcggattttttacattttggtgAATCAAGTCATtctgagggggcacggtggcttagcggttagcatgttcgtctcacacctccagggttgggggttcgattctcgcctccactttgtgtgtgtggagtttgcatgttctccccgtgcctcgggggtttcctccgggtactccggtttcctcccacggtccaaagacatgcacggtaggttgattggcatctctggaaaattgtccgtagtgtgtgagtgtgtgagtgaatgagagtgggtgtgtgccctgtgatgggttggcactccgtctagggtgtatcctgcctcgatgcccgatgacgcctgagatagttcTAATAaggtggtagaaaatgaatgaatgaatgaatgaatgaatgaatgaatgaatgaatgaatgaagtaattCTGACATAAGCGTAAAAAAGAAATTTTTTCTGTAAGAAGAAGAATTTACATAgcccatatatactgtatgaaaaagCATGCGGCTCCAACTGATGAGATTACGGTTATCTGAGCCTGCAGTCTGATGCAATAAGAATCTTACATAATCTTTAACAAGGGAATGTAAGGCTGTGTTTCTCAGTACAGTAGGTGGCTTGTCAGGGACAaaatgcatgattttttttttgttttgtttcttttacagactgaaatgtattttaacaTCGTGCAGTATTCACAATTCAGAACACAACTGGTGTTAAGTAACAAGGAGAAAATGCTGATACACAAAAAGCCATTGTGTGCTCTGAGGGTGGAAATGAGCCGTCGACAATTTTCTACCGTAGTCGCAAAGTAATTTTGTACCTAAATCAGATTTGTACAGTgggaatggaaatggaaatgtattAATGCGGTCTAGTTTGTTACGCCTGTATTTTGTCGTCTTGCCaaagcaagttttttttttttttttaaatcggtGTGATGTGTAAATATACTGTGAGATCTCT from Tachysurus fulvidraco isolate hzauxx_2018 chromosome 2, HZAU_PFXX_2.0, whole genome shotgun sequence encodes the following:
- the LOC113656502 gene encoding PAK4-inhibitor INKA2-like isoform X2 — protein: MKEAGDGLHAQMNSMMGALQELKLLQVQTALEELEISGKSCVDPPAKSINTHPKDQQNQSSENSGQEEQVQFHHLHSGSASTSSSISSLESKGMSLPWKISGYTAPQVEYCGPKVCETPTDHQSMHPHSSRVTPVDLSGILHSLSREGPSLDSDYIEDTLDDSGDWTSSLMSRSRNRQPLVLGDNVLADLVGNWLDLPEVDKECVEVGKGINRPDSPAHPLYLSRSQELCKRFSLTSNIFKRFLRSVRPDRDKLLKEKPGWMPPGHESEGEIFKRPKKTTKAKGRFYLPFWAGGGQQVKGRSCPHPAEERSQVLGLYLDQGPTNAVENVQPLLDYSTAVWV
- the LOC113656502 gene encoding PAK4-inhibitor INKA2-like isoform X1, with the protein product MDSCLKRLRQELLSMKEAGDGLHAQMNSMMGALQELKLLQVQTALEELEISGKSCVDPPAKSINTHPKDQQNQSSENSGQEEQVQFHHLHSGSASTSSSISSLESKGMSLPWKISGYTAPQVEYCGPKVCETPTDHQSMHPHSSRVTPVDLSGILHSLSREGPSLDSDYIEDTLDDSGDWTSSLMSRSRNRQPLVLGDNVLADLVGNWLDLPEVDKECVEVGKGINRPDSPAHPLYLSRSQELCKRFSLTSNIFKRFLRSVRPDRDKLLKEKPGWMPPGHESEGEIFKRPKKTTKAKGRFYLPFWAGGGQQVKGRSCPHPAEERSQVLGLYLDQGPTNAVENVQPLLDYSTAVWV